The segment CCCGGAAATCATCTGCTCTTCGTCGCAGGTCAGGACAACCGCGGTCAGCGGGCTTCGCCCCGATTCCCGGTAGGTGTGCTTGAGTTCCTTCCATTCACCGCGTACCGGGACGTCGGTCAGCGGCTCCGGAACGTTGACGATGATGTGGAGATCTTCCGCCAGTTCCCCGGTCTCATCGGCGCAGGCAGCACGAAGGCCTTCGAGCGTCCGACTGCTCGTGGCGGCTTTCATCATTCTCCGACCGTCATAGTGAAATCGAAATCCACACCGGCCACTTCGCGATGCGAAACCATAATCTTGGAACAGTTCAATTCGTCCAGATTTTTCCAGATGCGTACGTAGGTTTCTTCGTCGATCCCGCTGAAGGTTTCGTCAAAGAGGAACACATCGGGCGATTGGAGCACCGCACGAGCTATGGCCAGCCGCTGAGTTTGTCCCCGCGAAAGGATCCCGCCTTCCTCCTTCAGGTACTGATCGTAGCCATCCGGAAGTTCGGCGACCACCTCGTCGAAACAGGAGACACGAACAGCCCGTTCAAGTTCCTCGCCGGAGCATTCGACACCGAGGGTCAGGTTCTCCCGAACCGAAGCGGAAACCATCAGCGGATTTTCCGAGACATATAGGATGCGCCGCCTCAGCGTATCCTCGTCGAACTCCCGTATGTCCGTCTCGCCCACGGCGACCGATCCGCCGAAATCCGGGTAAAGCCCCGCCACAACCTTAAGCACGGTGCTTTTCCCTGCGCCGTTGAGGCCTTGTACGGCCATTCTCGCCCCATGCGGGACCACGAAAGACAGCGAGGAAATGGCAGGCCTTTCCACGCCGGGATAACGGAACGAGAGATCCTTCACCAGCAGTTCGCGGCCGCTTTTCTCCTCCGCCTCCGTTCCGCTGCCCGCCCTTTCAAGGCTCAGACGCGGGTCCTCCAACTGGGAGGTCACGTCACGGTAGCGGCCAAGCGCAGCGGTGTCCCGCTGAATGGAGACCTGGAGTACGGCCAACTGCTCGGCGGAGCCGAGAAAATAGCCGGCCAGCGTGAAGAAGCTCATCAACTCGCCGAGAGCCATGGCCCCGGAGTTCACCTGCAGCATCCCCACCCAGGCTGCGGCGATCGTGAAGATACCCTTGTTCGCCACCTTGATGACGCCGTTCAGATTCTCCAGCCGACCGAGCTTGACCTCTGCCCGGATGGACCGTTCAAGCTGGTGGTCTAGGCGGCCCGCAGCGTATTTCCGCCGACCGTGCGCGATTACGTCCAACTGGCCCCGCAGCACGTTGTACGCCTCAGCCTTGAGCGAGGCGTCCCGCTGGAGCGCCTCCTCGGCTTGCTCCCGCACTGATGGATACAGGGCCCAGGACGAAATGAAATCGACCGCGGCCGATACCAGCACGATGCCGCAGAGCTGCGGCGAGGCCC is part of the Streptomyces platensis genome and harbors:
- a CDS encoding peptidase domain-containing ABC transporter, whose protein sequence is MKWQRYHAHQEGETDCGPACMRMVLNRHGVVVDTATLRESAGLGHGGASLLRLRDVLAGYGVESLLLRVSPEELRTAVRKSGPAIAVMKEEGLLHFVVVHEVRSDGKLIVSDPVRFRPTVVSLERFAAWFNGEVLVTDTPQRKLTIRSVLQHARRNSVVWQIAAERKRSLLVTGLITAVTAVLLIASTTFYLQVAVDEYLPAGDLGGLGLSALAAALIAGGAALFQYIRGRLLINLSRSLQRDLTQAYTRKLMRLPLTFFATRRTGDLVSRFSDVQAIRGLVATVTVGVAIDLCTLLFSGGYLAWASPQLCGIVLVSAAVDFISSWALYPSVREQAEEALQRDASLKAEAYNVLRGQLDVIAHGRRKYAAGRLDHQLERSIRAEVKLGRLENLNGVIKVANKGIFTIAAAWVGMLQVNSGAMALGELMSFFTLAGYFLGSAEQLAVLQVSIQRDTAALGRYRDVTSQLEDPRLSLERAGSGTEAEEKSGRELLVKDLSFRYPGVERPAISSLSFVVPHGARMAVQGLNGAGKSTVLKVVAGLYPDFGGSVAVGETDIREFDEDTLRRRILYVSENPLMVSASVRENLTLGVECSGEELERAVRVSCFDEVVAELPDGYDQYLKEEGGILSRGQTQRLAIARAVLQSPDVFLFDETFSGIDEETYVRIWKNLDELNCSKIMVSHREVAGVDFDFTMTVGE